A region from the Mesomycoplasma hyopneumoniae J genome encodes:
- the nusG gene encoding transcription termination/antitermination protein NusG has product MKIYKWYMISTISSKEDTAISLLKNRIKYENLEEHFQEITKFDVPYYEENPNKPGEKKLKYRNLYKGYFFIKMNMVDKAWFVVRNTQYVTGLVGSHGRGTKPTPISPRQFERMRKKWDQQILNFQQTNDGTINWEIGDWVKVTHGPFSDDFGKIIEMNVTKTLITVELESVFGRRTPATFEYKNLKKVDK; this is encoded by the coding sequence ATGAAAATTTACAAGTGGTATATGATTTCAACTATTTCTTCAAAAGAGGATACTGCCATTAGTTTGCTCAAAAATCGGATAAAATACGAAAATTTAGAGGAACATTTCCAAGAAATAACGAAATTTGACGTCCCTTATTATGAAGAAAATCCTAATAAACCAGGAGAAAAAAAGCTGAAATACCGAAATTTATATAAGGGATATTTTTTCATTAAGATGAATATGGTTGACAAGGCTTGATTTGTGGTGCGTAATACCCAATATGTAACAGGACTTGTCGGGTCTCATGGTAGAGGAACAAAACCAACACCAATTTCACCGCGTCAATTTGAAAGAATGAGAAAAAAATGAGATCAACAAATTCTTAATTTTCAACAAACAAACGACGGCACAATTAATTGAGAAATCGGTGATTGAGTGAAAGTAACCCATGGCCCTTTTTCTGATGATTTTGGGAAAATCATCGAGATGAATGTAACTAAAACCCTAATAACCGTCGAGCTTGAAAGTGTTTTTGGTCGCCGAACTCCAGCAACTTTCGAGTATAAAAATCTAAAAAAAGTTGATAAATAG
- a CDS encoding segregation/condensation protein A codes for MNFDGKFDVKLGNFSGPLDLLLDLVRSKNINILDINLVELASQYVNIIDNLKQKSIQIAGEYLVIASTLVHLKSKIIFASDKQEELDSETKQDQLEFLALLSDYQQIKNITKMLKEQQEHRNDYFEKSTSNYSDFRRPHNPNKLDGHSSQLILSKVLKLMFDRIRAKNRLKISTKQVEVSADKQTLWLKNILEKKGKFSFEELFNLPSMKHFVITMISLLEMAKKQVLHLKQESQFSEILVFEGGFDEN; via the coding sequence ATGAATTTTGATGGCAAATTTGATGTTAAATTAGGCAACTTTTCCGGTCCTTTAGATTTACTACTTGATCTTGTTAGGTCAAAAAATATTAATATTCTTGATATTAATCTTGTCGAACTTGCTAGTCAGTATGTAAATATCATTGATAATTTAAAGCAAAAAAGTATTCAAATTGCTGGGGAGTATTTAGTAATTGCATCAACTCTAGTTCATTTAAAGTCAAAAATTATTTTTGCATCTGATAAACAAGAAGAATTAGATTCTGAAACTAAACAGGACCAACTTGAATTTTTAGCACTCCTTTCGGACTACCAACAAATTAAAAATATTACCAAAATGTTAAAGGAGCAACAAGAGCATCGAAATGACTATTTTGAGAAAAGCACCTCAAATTATAGTGATTTTCGCAGGCCGCATAACCCTAACAAACTCGATGGACATTCATCCCAACTAATTTTATCGAAGGTTTTAAAACTAATGTTTGATCGAATAAGGGCAAAAAATCGTTTAAAAATTAGCACAAAACAAGTAGAGGTCAGCGCTGATAAACAAACTCTTTGACTCAAAAATATCTTAGAAAAAAAAGGCAAATTTAGTTTTGAAGAACTTTTTAACCTACCGAGTATGAAACATTTTGTCATCACGATGATTTCTCTACTTGAAATGGCAAAAAAACAGGTGTTGCACTTAAAACAAGAAAGTCAATTTTCTGAAATTTTAGTTTTTGAAGGAGGTTTTGATGAAAACTAG
- a CDS encoding class I tRNA ligase family protein, translating to MNLINKKNLNIYLCGPTVYSDVHIGNLRTIIIFDAIFECLKNKGFSINFLHNITDIDDKIIEKAQELGISEAELTEKYTNEYFKILEIFNIKKPTKIVKVTEKIEKIIEYIKLLEKKGFTYYNKNNDLVFDILKIPNYGIISGQKIESLLDKNTKKTKSKNDFVLWKKTQKGLFFKSLFGLGRPGWHTECAALIYDYFQKKSLDLHGGGVDLIFPHHENENAQHFALTGNPIAENWFRSGFVNLNGKKMAKSLNNVLLAKNFSHKYNPDIIRSIFLSINPTVPINLTEELIKNHKKLIEKYQKICFEWYFDKKNEKTEKVEQVLNLFIEGKFAKANFLIMELIKQKENSTIRKIFLNLRFNFTKMRLDPESQEKIKNWNKLIMDKNYSEADKIREELWKIFKNS from the coding sequence ATGAACTTAATTAATAAAAAAAATTTAAATATCTATCTTTGCGGGCCAACAGTTTATAGCGATGTTCATATTGGAAATTTAAGAACTATAATTATTTTTGATGCTATTTTTGAATGTTTGAAAAACAAAGGTTTTTCGATAAATTTTTTACATAATATCACAGATATTGATGATAAAATTATTGAAAAAGCACAAGAATTAGGCATTTCTGAGGCTGAGCTAACAGAAAAATATACTAACGAATATTTTAAAATTTTAGAAATTTTTAATATAAAAAAGCCAACAAAAATCGTTAAGGTGACCGAAAAAATAGAAAAAATTATAGAATATATAAAACTTTTAGAAAAAAAGGGATTTACATATTATAACAAAAACAATGACTTGGTTTTTGACATATTAAAAATTCCTAATTACGGAATAATTTCTGGTCAAAAAATAGAATCATTACTGGATAAAAATACTAAAAAAACAAAGTCAAAAAATGACTTTGTTTTATGAAAAAAAACCCAAAAAGGCTTGTTTTTTAAGTCTTTGTTCGGTTTAGGCCGACCTGGTTGACATACTGAATGTGCAGCACTTATCTATGATTATTTTCAAAAAAAATCACTTGATCTTCATGGTGGCGGGGTTGACTTAATTTTTCCTCATCACGAAAACGAAAATGCTCAACATTTTGCTCTAACGGGAAATCCAATTGCCGAAAACTGGTTTCGCTCTGGGTTTGTTAATTTAAATGGAAAAAAAATGGCCAAATCTCTGAATAATGTACTATTGGCAAAGAATTTTTCGCATAAATATAATCCAGATATTATTAGAAGTATTTTTTTGTCAATAAACCCAACAGTTCCAATCAATTTAACTGAAGAATTAATTAAAAATCATAAAAAATTAATCGAAAAATACCAAAAGATCTGTTTTGAGTGATATTTTGACAAAAAAAACGAAAAGACTGAAAAAGTTGAACAAGTGCTTAATTTATTTATTGAGGGCAAATTCGCAAAAGCTAATTTTTTAATTATGGAATTAATAAAACAAAAAGAAAATTCAACTATAAGAAAAATTTTTCTAAATTTAAGATTTAATTTCACAAAAATGCGTTTGGACCCCGAAAGTCAGGAAAAAATCAAAAATTGAAACAAATTAATTATGGATAAAAACTATTCCGAGGCCGATAAAATCCGTGAAGAATTATGAAAAATATTTAAAAATTCATAA
- a CDS encoding preprotein translocase subunit SecE: MKRVKWPSGRVTFKSFGQSLLFSTIFMFVFFAVTVIAALIWNQAGVGI, encoded by the coding sequence ATGAAAAGAGTGAAATGGCCTAGCGGCCGTGTTACCTTTAAAAGTTTTGGTCAATCCTTGCTTTTTTCCACAATTTTTATGTTTGTTTTTTTTGCAGTTACGGTTATTGCGGCACTTATTTGGAATCAGGCTGGCGTCGGAATTTAA
- the scpB gene encoding SMC-Scp complex subunit ScpB: MKTRIIEAILYLQGEKGVSSLQLQNCLKLAKISEARKLLKDFAIEFNRQKRGILVVEFDDIFKFVTAKDLKPFIIDFVSNERKYRLSNSSIEVAAIIAYKQPVTRSTIAQIRGGINSDYIVGSLLAKGIIEELGTASTPGNPTLYGVTSRFFDYFKLRSAKDLPKFQEFDLFSHEDQNSQVDNFDLFSSQRENQK; this comes from the coding sequence ATGAAAACTAGAATTATTGAGGCAATTTTATATCTCCAAGGGGAAAAAGGAGTTTCATCACTCCAATTACAAAACTGTCTAAAATTAGCAAAAATTAGTGAAGCGCGCAAACTTTTAAAGGACTTTGCCATTGAATTCAACCGGCAAAAACGCGGAATTTTAGTGGTTGAATTTGATGATATTTTCAAATTCGTTACCGCAAAAGACCTAAAACCCTTTATAATTGATTTTGTCAGCAATGAAAGAAAATACCGCCTGAGCAATTCATCAATCGAGGTAGCAGCCATAATTGCATATAAACAACCAGTAACACGCAGCACAATCGCACAAATTCGGGGCGGGATTAATTCGGACTACATTGTCGGATCTTTATTAGCAAAGGGAATTATCGAAGAATTAGGGACGGCTTCAACACCCGGAAATCCGACGCTTTATGGGGTAACTTCAAGGTTTTTTGATTATTTTAAACTAAGATCGGCAAAAGATTTACCAAAATTTCAAGAATTTGATCTTTTTAGTCATGAAGACCAAAATTCACAGGTAGATAATTTTGATCTTTTTTCATCCCAACGCGAAAACCAAAAATAG
- a CDS encoding YgjP-like metallopeptidase domain-containing protein, with amino-acid sequence MKTRYKKLVLEFQGKFYTIFLDYSPKFSKIIIKMVDDFILVRSNPAVKLEELIKIVKNSNFFQKVVKILPKRVILNFSESSFYLFGKKYYYNLVKTQNKLFLQAENLVFSLTRARNLEAKIQKVLMNFFLNYLKKRTNYWAQILEIPNYEIKIARKNAAWGTNYRRKKIHYSYFLLPFSKKIIDYVIVHELVHHFFSKHNKLFWEKVAEIIPNYKELIRKLNDYELN; translated from the coding sequence ATGAAAACCAGGTATAAAAAATTGGTTTTAGAATTTCAAGGTAAATTTTACACAATTTTTCTTGATTATTCACCCAAATTTTCTAAAATTATAATAAAAATGGTTGATGATTTTATTTTGGTTCGTTCAAATCCGGCAGTAAAACTTGAGGAACTAATAAAAATAGTTAAAAATTCTAACTTTTTTCAAAAAGTAGTGAAAATTTTGCCAAAACGTGTTATACTTAATTTTTCTGAGTCTAGTTTTTATCTTTTTGGCAAAAAATACTACTATAATTTAGTCAAAACGCAAAATAAACTTTTTTTACAAGCTGAAAATTTAGTTTTCTCCCTAACAAGAGCGCGAAATTTAGAAGCCAAAATTCAAAAAGTTTTAATGAATTTTTTTTTAAATTATCTAAAAAAAAGGACAAATTATTGAGCTCAAATTTTGGAAATTCCCAACTATGAAATCAAAATAGCGCGTAAAAATGCTGCCTGGGGAACAAATTATCGGCGAAAAAAAATTCATTATAGCTATTTTTTACTTCCTTTTTCTAAAAAAATCATTGATTATGTTATTGTCCATGAACTTGTGCACCATTTTTTTAGCAAGCATAATAAACTTTTTTGGGAAAAAGTAGCTGAAATTATTCCTAATTATAAGGAATTAATTAGAAAATTAAATGACTATGAACTTAATTAA
- a CDS encoding lysophospholipid acyltransferase family protein produces MIIKLRIVLFSLFWLLKLRKIRSVWKKYTKKKVEFAPEYRNNLILKYSKFILKLFRLKIKVFGYENLPKTAAVIISNHNSFADYFVLCSALENPEKGEGQTNPISTFLLEKQYFNRKNKWIFGILDSLFLTEDPKKNIAELGSFLKTAREKRIYGIVFSKKNEKKSNFDFPVNVFNATKQTGLAIIPVSINFSDENSYKLNRKKVQNIEIFFHKPIKTAAVFAQTGKSLFLTTKKAIFQNNGGDK; encoded by the coding sequence ATGATAATAAAATTACGAATAGTTCTTTTTTCATTGTTTTGATTGCTAAAATTACGTAAAATACGGTCTGTTTGAAAAAAATACACTAAAAAAAAAGTCGAATTTGCGCCTGAATATCGAAATAATTTAATTTTAAAATACTCAAAATTTATTTTAAAGCTTTTTCGACTTAAAATAAAAGTTTTTGGCTATGAAAATTTACCAAAAACTGCTGCAGTTATAATTTCAAACCATAATTCGTTTGCTGATTATTTTGTTTTATGCTCAGCTCTCGAAAATCCTGAAAAGGGCGAAGGCCAAACAAACCCTATTTCAACTTTTTTACTTGAAAAACAGTATTTTAATCGAAAAAACAAATGAATTTTTGGTATTTTGGATTCACTTTTTTTGACCGAAGATCCAAAGAAAAACATCGCAGAATTAGGAAGTTTCTTAAAAACTGCCCGGGAAAAACGTATTTATGGTATCGTTTTTAGTAAGAAAAATGAAAAAAAATCAAATTTTGACTTCCCTGTTAACGTTTTTAACGCCACAAAACAGACTGGACTAGCAATAATTCCTGTTTCAATTAATTTTTCTGATGAAAATTCTTATAAACTGAATCGCAAAAAAGTACAAAATATTGAAATTTTTTTTCATAAACCTATTAAAACCGCCGCTGTTTTTGCCCAGACAGGCAAATCTCTATTTCTAACTACCAAAAAAGCAATTTTTCAGAATAATGGCGGTGATAAATAA
- a CDS encoding sigma-70 family RNA polymerase sigma factor, which yields MSPERKEKIKKNKRCLKVLNKYSHILLACSKQVMKTFNQIPLTYLDLFNASIEKFVNLYEEFDPSLGIPLENYLVHKIKLFMLGYATSFTTKNYQIANFSISLDDLSETVQFAAESDQEYYEIQDIYNRITSNLDEVEYEIFQMFFIQDFPTKEIAKKIGLTTQKVNDFIRLTNNKLRSFF from the coding sequence ATGTCACCAGAGCGAAAAGAAAAGATAAAAAAAAATAAACGCTGTTTAAAGGTTTTAAATAAATATTCACATATTTTATTAGCTTGTTCAAAACAGGTAATGAAAACTTTTAATCAAATTCCGCTAACTTATTTGGATTTATTTAACGCTTCAATTGAAAAATTTGTAAATCTTTATGAAGAATTTGATCCGAGTTTGGGAATTCCACTAGAAAATTATTTAGTTCATAAAATTAAATTGTTTATGTTAGGTTATGCAACTTCATTTACAACAAAAAATTATCAAATTGCCAATTTTTCAATTTCACTTGATGACTTATCAGAAACAGTCCAATTTGCAGCTGAATCCGATCAGGAATACTATGAAATTCAAGATATTTACAACCGAATTACTAGCAATCTTGATGAAGTTGAATACGAAATTTTTCAAATGTTTTTCATTCAGGACTTTCCGACAAAGGAGATTGCTAAAAAAATAGGACTTACAACCCAGAAAGTCAATGATTTTATTCGACTAACAAATAATAAATTACGTAGTTTTTTTTAA
- the rpmG gene encoding 50S ribosomal protein L33, which yields MKKKISLSCSLCKNRNYKTSKSVQNRLQINKFCKICRKSTLHQEEK from the coding sequence ATGAAAAAGAAAATTAGTTTAAGTTGCAGCTTGTGTAAAAATCGGAATTATAAAACAAGCAAATCAGTGCAAAATCGTCTGCAAATTAATAAATTTTGTAAAATTTGCCGTAAATCAACCTTACATCAGGAAGAAAAATAG
- the rlmB gene encoding 23S rRNA (guanosine(2251)-2'-O)-methyltransferase RlmB, which produces MVKYICGRNSLADAIKNGFIFKEIYLLKPTNDQIFLKQKVKIVSRDFLDKLVRLNHQGFVGVLENFKFFEIDTLVKDKPKIILILDHIQDQNNLGNIIRTANCFGIKHIILPKRRAAKLNETTMKVSSGGFVGLKFILVNSIVSAINKLKEMDFWIYATDLKEKSRKIQEIQFNYPCAIILGNEGTGIKKSSLNASDQTFFIPLEGTVNSLNVTVATGIILFFLKQNIKKTKI; this is translated from the coding sequence ATGGTTAAATATATTTGTGGCAGAAATTCATTAGCCGACGCGATCAAGAATGGGTTTATTTTTAAGGAAATTTACCTTTTAAAACCTACAAATGATCAAATTTTCTTAAAACAAAAAGTAAAAATAGTTAGTCGTGATTTTTTAGATAAACTTGTCAGACTGAATCACCAAGGTTTTGTTGGTGTTCTTGAGAATTTTAAATTTTTTGAAATTGATACATTAGTAAAAGATAAACCAAAAATTATTTTGATCCTTGATCATATCCAGGACCAAAATAATCTTGGAAATATCATTAGAACTGCAAATTGTTTTGGAATTAAGCATATAATTTTACCTAAAAGGCGAGCAGCAAAATTGAATGAGACCACTATGAAAGTCTCATCTGGTGGTTTTGTCGGCCTTAAATTTATTTTAGTTAATTCCATTGTTTCAGCAATTAATAAATTAAAAGAGATGGATTTTTGAATTTATGCCACTGATCTTAAAGAAAAAAGTAGAAAAATCCAGGAAATTCAGTTTAATTATCCTTGCGCAATAATTTTAGGTAATGAGGGAACTGGAATCAAAAAAAGCAGTTTAAATGCAAGTGATCAAACTTTTTTTATCCCGCTTGAAGGAACAGTTAACTCGCTAAATGTGACAGTCGCGACCGGAATTATTCTTTTTTTTCTAAAACAAAATATAAAAAAAACAAAAATATAA
- the tsaD gene encoding tRNA (adenosine(37)-N6)-threonylcarbamoyltransferase complex transferase subunit TsaD, translating into MKILGIETSHDDASVALFSENKVEILLTISQFELHEQFGGTVPELASREHSRNLAIILEKLLGKNIDFSTIDAIAYTKNPGLIGPLKIGFLFASALSLFFNKPLIPIDHLLGHFWSAAIENDLEFPVLSLLISGGHTQLIFAENKNNLEIIGSTVDDALGEIYDKIGRSLGCGYPGGPKIDLIWQQNNVRNMELIDFSLPKVLENPLDFSFSGLKTQVINYTNNLKENYLFSQKKVVEIAVSFQKTVIKYLKRQLDLALKTKKNVKTITLVGGVAANSEIRKLIKTYENKYKVVIPKKEFCTDNGAMIAKAAQIFLKFNEEK; encoded by the coding sequence ATGAAAATTTTAGGAATCGAAACTTCACATGATGATGCATCAGTTGCACTTTTTAGCGAAAATAAAGTGGAAATTTTGTTAACAATTAGTCAATTTGAACTCCATGAACAATTTGGAGGAACAGTTCCTGAGCTTGCATCGCGAGAGCATTCGCGCAATTTAGCAATAATTTTAGAGAAATTATTAGGAAAAAATATCGATTTTTCCACTATTGATGCAATTGCATATACAAAAAATCCGGGATTGATAGGGCCTTTAAAAATTGGGTTTTTATTTGCCAGCGCGCTCTCGCTTTTTTTTAATAAGCCGTTAATTCCAATTGATCATCTTTTAGGGCATTTTTGGTCGGCTGCAATCGAAAACGACTTAGAATTCCCGGTATTATCCTTGTTGATTTCAGGGGGTCATACTCAATTAATTTTTGCTGAAAACAAAAATAATTTAGAAATTATTGGTTCGACAGTTGATGATGCTCTTGGTGAAATTTATGATAAAATTGGCCGAAGTTTGGGTTGTGGTTACCCCGGAGGACCTAAAATTGACTTAATTTGGCAACAAAATAATGTAAGAAATATGGAACTAATTGACTTTAGCCTGCCAAAAGTACTTGAAAATCCGTTAGATTTTTCTTTTAGCGGCCTTAAAACCCAAGTAATAAATTATACTAATAATTTAAAGGAAAATTATTTATTTTCGCAAAAAAAAGTTGTTGAAATTGCTGTTTCTTTTCAAAAAACAGTTATAAAATATTTAAAAAGGCAGCTTGATTTAGCACTTAAAACTAAAAAAAATGTAAAAACAATAACATTAGTAGGTGGGGTCGCGGCAAATTCAGAAATTCGGAAATTAATTAAAACATATGAAAATAAATATAAAGTGGTTATTCCAAAAAAAGAATTCTGTACTGATAATGGGGCAATGATAGCAAAAGCAGCTCAAATTTTTCTTAAATTTAATGAAGAAAAATAA
- a CDS encoding lysylphosphatidylglycerol synthase transmembrane domain-containing protein, which yields MKLGQISAKTTFEEQKFIFFNQDFPLEITNSKIIGFISNQSNSINESYISSIGLVIAEFLKQNNLKKILINNSDNNFGIAFGLIFYNILAHNSEIKVEIFDESWGYSQKLAHHYFINNDFDFFINIEVNLTDKNSSLAILSFFKKNLTFLSADDEKLINKAEKCPFLSQNSQIKKPKKFRINWNDIIEFQKSINLDLQKLEKFYQFYEPESTFLTNFLKRNFDLKTAKFLPIRKNAPIENIMKKISDNSIIWKKITTSAKFKTNVVFWLKQNKILAGFRKNFNFNIIKEKDLQLLFLDYLRKNWQNGRHFLISKQSDSYIFEFVQKNFNAKIKSFCEYTENPETEIIKIQSQEQQEIVIIMEKSFYFIPKSAEKSTVFGLSSHFSVLWYIKVFDFYLKNNQNILEIIQTIKTEINYVFHHKFKLKIDPVKLDNIINLLISEKDGEFKPQGFKIKNFSNDKNVINLKVNLKKKDFYTLTYFKPKKQLTLSTNFLAKNHTEKQAVFLENSLIDKIRLVNKDSILTKTNQKKNIIKFSCFITTIIVILIILFYNFYNSSFSDGSTTRIFEKFYEFFFKPRKNRLVFLGVFGHFLLWNISTTFQLRQIFKNQGIKTKFRHLFIGTFIALFMQFSTPFSFGGEISYYWYLQRKQYPLKNISATLTYNALLHQVFNLLIAIIFLPVGFVFYPELFVFDSWEKIAFFTWLITNIILNVFVLLIIIIISLWKKLQYSLIKMLVWLLNLNFFKKMRTKKELNTVFNF from the coding sequence ATGAAACTAGGTCAAATTAGTGCCAAAACTACTTTTGAAGAACAAAAATTTATTTTTTTTAATCAAGATTTTCCGCTTGAGATAACTAATTCAAAAATTATTGGTTTTATTTCAAACCAGTCAAATTCAATTAACGAAAGTTACATTTCTAGTATTGGATTAGTGATAGCAGAGTTTTTAAAGCAAAATAATTTGAAAAAAATTCTTATAAATAACAGTGATAATAATTTTGGAATTGCTTTTGGTTTAATTTTTTATAATATTTTAGCACATAATTCTGAAATAAAAGTTGAAATTTTTGATGAAAGCTGAGGTTATTCCCAAAAACTTGCCCACCATTATTTTATTAACAATGATTTTGATTTTTTTATTAATATTGAAGTTAATTTAACAGATAAAAATTCAAGTCTTGCAATTTTGTCATTTTTCAAAAAAAATTTGACCTTTTTAAGCGCTGATGACGAAAAATTAATTAACAAAGCCGAAAAATGTCCTTTTTTATCCCAAAATAGTCAAATTAAAAAACCAAAAAAATTCAGAATTAATTGAAATGATATTATCGAATTCCAAAAAAGCATAAATTTAGACTTGCAAAAGTTAGAAAAATTCTATCAATTTTATGAACCTGAATCGACATTTTTAACTAATTTTTTAAAGCGAAACTTTGACCTAAAAACAGCTAAATTTCTGCCAATCAGAAAAAATGCTCCAATCGAAAACATAATGAAAAAAATTAGCGATAATTCGATAATATGGAAAAAAATCACAACAAGCGCTAAATTCAAAACAAATGTAGTTTTTTGACTTAAACAGAATAAAATTCTTGCTGGCTTTCGCAAAAATTTTAATTTTAATATCATAAAAGAAAAAGATTTACAACTATTATTTCTAGATTACCTTCGAAAAAATTGACAAAATGGTAGACATTTTTTAATTAGCAAACAAAGTGATAGTTATATTTTTGAGTTTGTTCAAAAAAATTTTAATGCAAAAATTAAAAGTTTTTGTGAATATACAGAAAATCCTGAAACTGAAATTATCAAAATTCAATCACAAGAACAGCAAGAAATTGTAATTATAATGGAAAAAAGTTTTTATTTTATCCCAAAAAGTGCTGAAAAATCAACTGTTTTTGGCCTAAGTTCACATTTTTCAGTGCTTTGATATATAAAAGTTTTTGACTTTTATCTTAAAAATAACCAAAATATTCTTGAGATAATCCAAACAATCAAAACCGAGATTAACTATGTCTTCCATCACAAATTTAAGTTAAAAATTGATCCAGTAAAACTTGATAATATCATAAATCTACTTATTTCCGAAAAAGATGGTGAATTTAAACCTCAAGGCTTTAAAATTAAAAATTTTTCTAATGATAAAAATGTTATAAATCTTAAAGTTAATCTTAAAAAAAAGGATTTTTACACGCTAACTTATTTTAAACCAAAAAAACAACTCACATTATCGACTAATTTTTTAGCAAAAAATCACACCGAAAAACAAGCTGTTTTTCTCGAAAATTCTCTAATTGATAAAATAAGGCTTGTAAATAAAGATTCAATTTTAACAAAAACAAACCAGAAAAAAAATATAATTAAATTTTCTTGTTTTATTACAACAATTATTGTAATCTTAATAATTTTGTTTTATAATTTCTATAATTCTAGTTTCTCTGATGGCTCGACAACAAGAATTTTTGAAAAATTCTACGAATTTTTCTTTAAACCTAGGAAAAATCGACTAGTTTTCTTAGGAGTTTTTGGCCATTTTCTTTTATGAAATATTAGTACAACCTTTCAATTACGGCAAATTTTTAAGAATCAAGGGATTAAAACAAAATTTAGGCACCTATTTATTGGTACTTTTATTGCCCTTTTTATGCAGTTTTCCACACCATTTTCATTTGGGGGAGAAATAAGTTATTACTGGTATTTGCAACGAAAACAATACCCATTAAAAAATATTAGCGCGACTTTGACTTACAACGCTTTACTTCATCAAGTTTTTAATTTGTTAATTGCTATTATTTTTTTACCAGTTGGTTTTGTTTTTTATCCTGAGCTTTTTGTTTTTGATTCCTGGGAAAAAATTGCCTTTTTTACTTGATTAATTACAAATATTATTCTAAATGTGTTTGTTTTGTTGATAATTATAATAATTTCACTTTGAAAAAAATTACAATATTCCTTAATTAAAATGCTTGTCTGGCTTTTAAACCTCAATTTTTTTAAAAAAATGAGGACAAAAAAAGAGTTGAATACCGTTTTCAATTTTTAA